The genomic segment GGACTCGAAATATTCTTCTCCTGTGGAGTAGTATTCTGATTTGGAGTCGTAATTGTCATCGGTGCCCTCCTCAAAGCTGCTGGAACACTGGTTGCCGGTACCAATTGCCAAGCAAATCTTTGTGGACCCGGTAAAGGCGTTTCATTTGCGAAATCGAAGCCCCATCTCTCACTATCGAGTTCGGACTGCCTTTTTAGCTCTCGCTCAGCGAACCTTCTGTTTTCTTCTCTGTCTGTACACCCAAATAGGTTCCTTCGCACGCCGTCGAGTGTCGTAAGACCGCGGATTCGCAGCGACTTGGCGTCGAGGATGGATGTGGCCGTCAGGCCAGGGGCTCTTACACTCAATGTAGACATATCTTCAAAGTCCAAGCGCACTACACAGCGACGCACTTCACCAATAGCATCCACCACGCTCTTTACCTAGCGCAAACAAGGTCAAAAATCAGTCACAGCACGCGgcaatagataataataaatgtaacaacTGAGTAACTGTTCTGTTCATCACGCACCAATAAGAATATCAATTGTTATTAGTTTTGTAAGCGTAAACAAGTCGTGAGTGACGCGACGATATGATAACAAAACGCGATACGACCTATCCGCAACGCATTCAGACGTcgactaataaaaaaaatggggGAACGAAATGAAATGGTCGAAGCGCGATCACAGCGCTCGCGTCATCCGGCGGCAGGCAGCAAACCTGTTATACTAAAGCAGCGTTAGTTCCACTTCTCCCTACAAGGCGGCGCTACTTGTTGCGTTGCGTTGGCGTCGTCAGCGCGTGCTTCTGATTTACAGTGTTGCGTCATATTTATTTCCCGCTTttgttgtcaattttataaacgCTGGAAAATGACTAGCGATGAATTTCATGCAAATTACTtagtaatattagtacaatgattttttttatattactggaTTAATAAATCTTCAATGTAAATCTTATAAGAATaattagaatattaaaattttaagatgatattttaatattttgagaaattgacattacaattaaaatgaaaattatcttttattagttttatatgtcataaatattaaacgaaAAAGCATATTTAATGGGTGGCATAAATACcacagcaaaaatattttttacatttataactggaataaaataaattttcataataatttatgtgactgtaataataaactttcaaTCCTAACTTTACCTATTTTATGCACCGACGTCATGGTCATTATTGCGTTTTAAACACCCTTAGATATTGGTAAAATTCCGTCAAAAAATGGCAACACCAAATCAACTTGTTTACGAAGAATGAAGCTGGGACGTGTCTAGTTACGTGTGCAGCATTACTTTAAATCTCTTATCAAATATATGTGTCCCTTTCTAGCGCTGCCGATGCGGTAGCGCATGAACGGGAtagcaaatatattaatagcGCACCCAACAGCGCCGCCATTTTGCCGTAACACGATCAACTTGATTCTGTTTCTGAACTAGTGTCACGATTTCTCAATTTTTCAATTGAATCTAAAACATTTTcgataacaattaataattagtaCTGTTGAATTCGTACATACacaattgtaattaaaacatttatgttaGTATTAGTCGCagttattgttaaatattattttaatgacaaatAATTGCGTTTTACGGAGTATAGTATCGCAGTGCGATGCAAGAAAATGCGTTTgacataaaagtatttacttaaaaacagTTTTGACACTTACCTGagcaaaatttattgatatttaggAAAAAATAGGAATTTATCAACGGGGTTCACTGCACCGTAGTACTAATTTTCAAGATATGACAATGACGCGATGGCGCGA from the Plodia interpunctella isolate USDA-ARS_2022_Savannah chromosome 20, ilPloInte3.2, whole genome shotgun sequence genome contains:
- the LOC128678713 gene encoding cyclin-dependent kinase inhibitor 1-like; amino-acid sequence: MSTLSVRAPGLTATSILDAKSLRIRGLTTLDGVRRNLFGCTDREENRRFAERELKRQSELDSERWGFDFANETPLPGPQRFAWQLVPATSVPAALRRAPMTITTPNQNTTPQEKNISSPEPTKTQKRMTDFLKPRKRLSTSGKKSPAHSHKHECGHGAHIRPPKVARLSQPHFKRS